One genomic region from Haloterrigena gelatinilytica encodes:
- a CDS encoding NADP-dependent malic enzyme — protein sequence MGLDEDALEYHRTDPPGKIEISTTKPTNTQRDLSLAYSPGVAAPCTEIDEDPTDAYQYTAKGNLVGVVSNGSAVLGLGDIGAQASKPVMEGKGVLFKRFADIDVFDIELDEEDPHKFVEAIKMMEPTFGGVNLEDIKAPGCFTIEERLREEIDIPVFHDDQHGTAIISGAALINAADIAGKSLEELEVVFSGAGASAIASARFYESLGVRKENITMCDSSGIITEARAEEGDVNEYKRQFARDLPEGGLADAMEGADVFVGLSIGGIVSQEMVRSMADDPIIFAMANPDPEIGYEEAKEARDDTVIMATGRSDYPNQVNNVLGFPFIFRGALDVRATEINEEMKVACAEALADLARQDVPDAVVKAYGDEPIQYGPDYIIPKPVDPRVLFRVAPAIAEAAMESGAARTELDLEAYEEELEARLGKSREMMRVVLNKAKSDPKTVALAEGENEKMIRAAYQIQEQGIALPILIGDESDIRQTAANLGLDFDPQVADPSVGDYEEYADRLHELRSRKGITRSEAGELIERDTNYFGSVMVEQGDADALLTGLSHHYPSALRPPLQVIGTDEDVDYAAGVYMLTFKNRVIFVADATVNQDPDEEVLAEVTKQTGKLARRFNIEPRAALLSYSNFGSVDNEATRRPRRAASMLQDDPEADFPVDGEMQADTAVVEDILEGTYGFSELEDPANVLVFPNLESGNIGYKLLQRLGGADAIGPMLVGMDEPVHVLQRGDEVKDIVNLAGVAVVDAQKE from the coding sequence ATGGGATTAGACGAGGACGCACTCGAGTATCACCGCACCGATCCGCCTGGAAAAATAGAGATTTCGACAACGAAACCGACGAATACCCAACGCGACCTCTCGCTCGCGTACTCGCCCGGCGTCGCCGCGCCGTGTACGGAGATCGACGAGGATCCGACCGACGCCTACCAGTACACGGCCAAGGGGAACCTCGTCGGCGTCGTCTCGAACGGCTCGGCGGTGCTGGGACTCGGCGACATCGGTGCCCAGGCGTCGAAACCCGTCATGGAGGGGAAGGGCGTGCTGTTCAAGCGCTTCGCCGACATCGACGTCTTCGACATCGAACTCGACGAGGAAGACCCGCACAAGTTCGTCGAGGCCATCAAGATGATGGAGCCGACGTTCGGCGGCGTCAACCTGGAGGACATCAAGGCGCCGGGCTGTTTCACCATCGAGGAGCGCCTGCGCGAGGAGATCGACATTCCCGTCTTCCACGACGACCAGCACGGCACCGCGATCATCTCGGGCGCCGCGCTGATAAACGCCGCCGACATCGCCGGGAAGAGCCTCGAGGAACTCGAGGTCGTCTTCTCGGGCGCCGGCGCGAGCGCGATCGCGTCGGCCCGATTCTACGAGTCGCTGGGCGTCCGGAAGGAGAACATCACGATGTGTGACTCCTCGGGGATCATCACCGAGGCCCGCGCGGAGGAGGGCGACGTCAACGAGTACAAACGGCAGTTCGCTCGTGACCTCCCCGAAGGCGGCCTCGCGGACGCGATGGAGGGCGCGGACGTCTTCGTCGGCCTCTCGATCGGCGGCATCGTCTCGCAGGAGATGGTCCGCTCGATGGCCGACGATCCGATCATCTTCGCGATGGCCAACCCCGATCCGGAGATCGGCTACGAGGAGGCCAAGGAGGCCCGCGACGACACGGTCATCATGGCCACCGGCCGCTCGGACTACCCGAACCAGGTCAACAACGTGCTCGGGTTCCCATTCATCTTCCGCGGCGCGCTCGACGTGCGCGCGACCGAGATCAACGAGGAGATGAAGGTCGCCTGCGCCGAGGCGCTGGCCGACCTGGCCCGCCAGGACGTCCCCGACGCGGTCGTCAAGGCCTACGGCGACGAGCCGATTCAGTACGGTCCCGACTACATCATCCCCAAGCCGGTCGACCCGCGCGTGCTCTTCCGCGTCGCGCCGGCGATCGCGGAGGCCGCGATGGAGTCCGGCGCCGCTCGCACCGAACTCGATCTCGAGGCGTACGAGGAGGAACTCGAGGCCCGCCTCGGCAAGTCCCGCGAGATGATGCGGGTCGTCCTCAACAAGGCCAAGAGCGACCCCAAGACGGTCGCGCTCGCGGAGGGCGAGAACGAGAAGATGATCCGCGCGGCCTACCAGATCCAGGAGCAGGGGATCGCGCTGCCGATCCTCATCGGCGACGAGAGCGACATCCGCCAGACGGCGGCCAACCTCGGACTGGACTTCGATCCGCAGGTCGCGGACCCGTCGGTCGGCGACTACGAGGAGTACGCCGACCGGCTCCACGAACTCCGCTCGCGCAAGGGGATCACGCGCAGCGAGGCCGGCGAACTCATCGAGCGCGACACCAACTACTTCGGGAGCGTGATGGTCGAACAGGGCGACGCTGACGCGCTCCTGACCGGCCTCTCCCACCACTACCCCTCGGCGCTGCGGCCGCCGCTACAGGTGATCGGGACCGACGAGGACGTCGATTACGCGGCCGGCGTCTACATGCTGACGTTCAAGAACCGCGTGATCTTCGTCGCCGACGCGACGGTCAATCAGGACCCCGACGAGGAGGTCCTCGCGGAGGTCACCAAACAGACGGGCAAGCTGGCGCGACGGTTCAACATCGAACCGCGCGCGGCCCTGCTCTCGTACTCGAACTTCGGTAGCGTCGACAACGAAGCGACCCGTCGACCGCGGCGCGCGGCGAGCATGCTCCAGGACGATCCCGAGGCCGACTTCCCGGTCGACGGGGAGATGCAGGCCGACACCGCCGTCGTCGAGGACATCCTCGAGGGCACCTACGGCTTCTCGGAACTTGAGGACCCGGCGAACGTGCTGGTCTTCCCGAACCTCGAGTCCGGTAACATCGGCTACAAGCTGCTTCAGCGACTCGGCGGCGCCGATGCCATCGGCCCGATGCTGGTCGGCATGGACGAGCCGGTCCACGTCCTCCAGCGGGGCGACGAGGTCAAGGACATCGTGAATCTGGCCGGCGTTGCGGTCGTCGACGCGCAGAAAGAGTAG
- a CDS encoding phosphopantetheine adenylyltransferase, which yields MDVALGGTFDPVHDGHRRLFERAFELGDVTVGLTSDELAPKTRHVERRVRSFDERKTALEAELESFAADHDREFAVRPLEEPTGIATEPQFDYLVVSPETKDGGERINEIRRERGHDPLEVVVVPHVRAEDGDIISSTRVVKGEIDEHGNVLEDGDDAADPN from the coding sequence ATGGACGTCGCGCTTGGTGGGACGTTCGACCCCGTCCACGACGGCCACCGTCGGCTGTTCGAACGGGCGTTCGAACTCGGAGACGTGACCGTGGGACTGACGAGCGACGAACTCGCGCCGAAGACGCGACACGTCGAGCGCCGCGTCAGATCGTTCGACGAACGGAAGACGGCGCTCGAGGCGGAACTCGAGTCGTTCGCCGCGGACCACGACCGCGAGTTCGCGGTCCGGCCTCTCGAGGAACCGACCGGTATCGCGACCGAACCCCAGTTCGACTATCTGGTCGTCTCGCCGGAGACCAAAGACGGCGGGGAGCGAATCAACGAGATTCGCCGGGAGCGCGGCCACGATCCCCTCGAGGTCGTCGTCGTGCCACACGTCCGCGCGGAGGACGGCGACATCATCTCCAGCACCCGGGTCGTCAAGGGCGAGATCGACGAACACGGAAACGTCCTCGAGGACGGAGACGACGCGGCCGACCCCAACTGA
- a CDS encoding transcription initiation factor IIB family protein, producing MHSARDRIEYEPWLEELEQIADRLELSTEARSCAVDLFLTDVPEDDRSKRAVLAASVYAGSLVAGEGRTQGDVADAADVSRLSIQSRWKDLLETAGLEPPRW from the coding sequence ATGCACAGCGCCCGGGACCGGATCGAGTACGAACCGTGGCTCGAGGAACTCGAGCAGATCGCCGACCGGTTGGAGCTCTCGACCGAAGCGCGATCCTGTGCGGTGGATCTCTTCTTGACGGACGTTCCGGAGGACGACCGGTCGAAGCGAGCCGTCCTCGCGGCCAGCGTCTACGCCGGCTCGCTCGTCGCCGGCGAGGGCCGAACCCAGGGCGACGTCGCCGACGCCGCGGACGTCTCGCGGCTCTCGATCCAGTCGCGCTGGAAGGATCTCCTCGAAACGGCGGGCCTCGAGCCGCCGCGGTGGTAA
- a CDS encoding DUF7860 family protein, with protein sequence MTRTGRYGDLDYPALTKGGFLLGLGLLVLGAAGELLGHMFLGQLPGWEHTLFTFAEGGGLVIGFFSVWIFGVILPLTE encoded by the coding sequence ATGACCCGTACAGGACGATACGGTGATCTCGATTACCCGGCCCTCACGAAGGGCGGCTTCCTGCTCGGTCTCGGGCTCCTGGTGCTGGGCGCGGCCGGCGAGTTGCTCGGCCACATGTTCCTGGGACAGCTTCCGGGATGGGAACACACGCTGTTTACCTTCGCGGAAGGCGGCGGCCTCGTCATCGGCTTCTTCTCGGTGTGGATTTTCGGGGTCATCCTGCCGCTGACCGAGTGA
- the dacZ gene encoding diadenylate cyclase DacZ, giving the protein MAGLDDVFGDLYASIDAVLLFSPSGSYYERFADVDDLDVIVVGTENPVNADVFVELPLAFDDIKERIKFGLEGALEQDLIEDGDQLVCATSLYGDEIDTVSRVRADAETHTGIYDLFVKSRAEPEVIKAVLELAIELGKKGQKGKPVGALFVVGDAGKVMNKSRPLSYNPFEKSHVHVGDPIVNVMLKEFSRLDGAFVISDAGKIVSAYRYLEPSAEGVDIPKGLGARHMAGGAITRDTNAITIVLSESDGLVRAFKAGELILEVDPEAY; this is encoded by the coding sequence ATGGCCGGGTTAGACGACGTGTTCGGGGATCTTTATGCGAGCATCGATGCCGTCCTCCTCTTCTCGCCGAGTGGCTCGTACTACGAACGCTTCGCGGACGTCGACGACCTCGACGTCATCGTCGTCGGGACGGAAAACCCCGTCAACGCCGACGTCTTCGTCGAACTCCCCCTCGCGTTCGACGACATCAAAGAGCGGATCAAGTTCGGTCTCGAGGGCGCCTTAGAGCAGGACCTCATCGAGGACGGCGACCAGCTCGTCTGTGCGACGAGTCTCTACGGCGACGAGATCGATACGGTCTCCCGGGTCCGCGCCGACGCCGAGACGCACACGGGCATCTACGACCTGTTCGTCAAGTCCCGCGCGGAGCCGGAGGTGATCAAGGCCGTCCTCGAACTGGCGATCGAACTCGGCAAGAAGGGCCAGAAGGGGAAACCCGTCGGCGCGCTGTTCGTCGTCGGCGACGCGGGCAAGGTGATGAACAAGTCCCGCCCGCTGTCGTACAACCCCTTCGAGAAGTCCCACGTCCACGTCGGCGATCCGATCGTGAACGTGATGCTGAAGGAGTTCTCGCGGCTCGACGGCGCGTTCGTCATCTCCGACGCGGGGAAGATCGTCTCCGCGTACCGCTACCTCGAGCCGTCCGCGGAAGGTGTCGACATTCCGAAGGGGTTGGGGGCCCGACACATGGCCGGGGGCGCGATCACGCGGGATACGAACGCGATCACGATCGTGCTCTCGGAAAGCGATGGGCTCGTCCGGGCGTTCAAAGCCGGAGAGCTCATCTTGGAGGTCGATCCGGAGGCGTACTGA
- a CDS encoding mechanosensitive ion channel family protein, whose product MVEWQTLINEPAVIAAAVLALGLVVGYLVGRLNEELLQASGVPEAVEGTPFERTAQSIGTSTVEIVARLSSWFIYGIAVLTAIHIAQLLDTEAFWLRVTSFIPQLFIAVLVLIIGFIIADKAELVVSEYLRGVKLPEVSVIPKLVKYSVLYVTLIIALGQVGVHVVALLILLTVYAVGIVIVGTVAFKDFLVSSAAGIYLLLNQPYGIGDEIRIGDQTGIVQEVDLFVTKIEDDSEEYIVPNRKVFENGIVRMRD is encoded by the coding sequence ATGGTAGAGTGGCAGACGCTCATCAACGAACCGGCCGTGATAGCCGCGGCGGTCCTAGCGCTCGGGCTCGTCGTCGGCTATCTGGTCGGGCGGCTCAACGAAGAGCTCCTGCAGGCGTCGGGCGTCCCGGAGGCCGTCGAGGGGACGCCGTTCGAGCGGACCGCCCAGTCGATCGGCACCTCGACGGTCGAGATCGTCGCCAGACTGAGTTCGTGGTTCATCTACGGCATCGCCGTGCTGACGGCGATCCACATCGCGCAGTTGCTCGACACGGAAGCGTTCTGGCTCCGGGTGACGAGTTTCATCCCGCAGCTGTTCATCGCCGTCCTCGTGCTCATCATCGGCTTCATCATCGCCGACAAGGCCGAACTGGTCGTCAGCGAGTACCTCCGGGGCGTCAAGCTCCCCGAGGTCTCCGTGATCCCGAAACTCGTCAAGTACAGCGTCCTCTACGTGACGCTGATCATCGCGCTCGGACAGGTCGGCGTCCACGTCGTCGCCCTGCTGATCTTGCTGACGGTGTACGCCGTCGGCATCGTCATCGTCGGCACCGTCGCCTTCAAGGACTTCCTCGTCTCGAGCGCCGCGGGGATCTACCTGCTGCTCAACCAGCCCTACGGGATCGGCGACGAGATCCGGATCGGCGACCAGACGGGGATCGTCCAGGAGGTCGACCTCTTCGTCACGAAGATCGAGGACGATTCGGAGGAGTACATCGTCCCCAATCGGAAGGTCTTCGAGAACGGGATCGTTCGGATGCGAGACTGA
- a CDS encoding nucleoside phosphorylase — protein MTGADIDDSEDPNADVQYHLEVGPGDVADTVLLPGNPERLEKIVAFWDDHEIAARHREYRTATGTYEETPISVTSTGIGSPSAAIAVEELARVGCDTFVRVGSCGAIQPEMDVGDLVITTGAVRQEGTSDEYVREDYPATADGEVVSALVAAAERLGYDYHTGVTMSADSFYAGQGRPGFEGFEAAGSETLVEDLKEANVKNIEMEASAILTLANLYGLRAGAVCTVYANRETGEFRTEGESRAAETATLATHLLAKMDRIKREAGADRWHAGLSLE, from the coding sequence ATGACCGGCGCCGATATCGACGACAGCGAAGACCCGAACGCCGACGTCCAGTACCACCTCGAGGTCGGCCCCGGGGACGTGGCCGACACCGTGCTCCTGCCGGGGAATCCCGAGCGCCTCGAGAAGATCGTCGCCTTCTGGGACGACCACGAGATCGCGGCCCGCCACCGCGAGTACCGGACTGCCACGGGAACGTACGAGGAGACGCCGATTTCGGTCACGTCGACGGGGATCGGCAGCCCCTCCGCGGCGATCGCCGTCGAGGAACTCGCTCGAGTCGGTTGTGACACCTTCGTCCGAGTCGGCTCCTGCGGGGCGATCCAGCCCGAGATGGACGTCGGCGACCTCGTCATCACGACGGGGGCGGTCCGACAGGAGGGGACCAGCGACGAGTACGTCCGCGAGGACTATCCCGCGACGGCCGATGGGGAGGTCGTCAGCGCACTCGTCGCCGCGGCGGAGCGGTTGGGCTACGACTACCACACCGGCGTCACGATGAGCGCTGACTCCTTCTACGCGGGACAGGGCCGCCCCGGCTTCGAGGGGTTCGAGGCCGCGGGCTCCGAGACCCTCGTCGAGGACCTCAAGGAAGCCAACGTGAAGAACATCGAGATGGAGGCCAGCGCGATCCTGACGCTGGCGAACCTCTACGGGCTCCGCGCGGGCGCGGTCTGTACCGTCTACGCCAACCGCGAGACCGGCGAGTTCCGCACGGAAGGCGAGTCCCGAGCCGCCGAGACCGCGACGCTGGCGACGCACCTGCTGGCGAAGATGGACCGCATCAAACGCGAGGCCGGCGCCGACCGGTGGCACGCGGGGCTCTCGCTCGAGTAA
- a CDS encoding DUF488 domain-containing protein: MVDADEHEPAGTDESGDIVGSEDADGGAGTLTDTYVAAIQHELVELPADATRVGVVRKPTSWFHGAVDENRPELGPPADLLETFRRREEDMKMQGLCEEGAHNAAWDEVGFEEAYRKYLEESDEARAAIEDLESRLAAGESLALVCFENTEKKRCHRTVLRDVLSNGSSE; the protein is encoded by the coding sequence ATGGTCGACGCAGACGAGCACGAGCCCGCGGGGACCGACGAGAGCGGCGATATCGTCGGGAGCGAGGACGCTGACGGGGGAGCCGGAACGCTCACCGACACCTACGTCGCCGCGATCCAGCACGAACTGGTCGAGCTGCCCGCCGATGCGACCCGCGTCGGCGTCGTCCGCAAACCCACGTCGTGGTTCCACGGCGCCGTCGACGAGAACCGACCCGAACTGGGGCCGCCGGCGGACCTGCTCGAGACGTTCCGCCGGCGCGAGGAAGATATGAAGATGCAGGGGCTCTGCGAGGAGGGCGCCCACAACGCCGCGTGGGACGAGGTCGGATTCGAGGAGGCGTATCGGAAGTATCTCGAGGAATCGGACGAGGCGCGGGCGGCGATCGAGGACCTCGAGTCGCGCTTGGCCGCGGGCGAGTCGCTGGCGCTGGTCTGTTTCGAGAACACCGAGAAGAAGCGGTGCCACCGGACGGTGCTCCGGGACGTGCTCTCGAACGGCTCTTCGGAGTGA
- the cdd gene encoding cytidine deaminase, translating to MTDSELLEAARTVQDSAHVPYSEYPVGAALETADGEVFVGCNLENANFSNSLHAEEVAIAEAVKNGHRDFSRLAVSSGRRDGVTPCGMCRQTLAEFCDDDLVVICDEGEDEAPSEYTLGELLPNTITEEMLD from the coding sequence ATGACCGACTCCGAGTTGCTCGAGGCCGCCCGCACCGTCCAGGATTCCGCCCACGTCCCCTACTCCGAGTACCCCGTCGGCGCCGCGCTCGAGACCGCCGACGGCGAGGTCTTCGTCGGCTGTAACTTAGAGAACGCCAACTTCAGCAACAGCCTCCACGCCGAGGAGGTCGCGATCGCCGAGGCGGTCAAGAACGGCCACCGTGACTTTTCGCGACTCGCGGTCAGTTCCGGTCGCCGCGACGGCGTCACGCCCTGCGGGATGTGCCGCCAGACCCTCGCCGAGTTCTGCGACGACGATCTGGTCGTGATCTGCGACGAGGGCGAGGACGAGGCACCGAGCGAGTACACGCTGGGCGAACTGCTGCCGAACACGATCACCGAAGAGATGCTCGACTGA
- a CDS encoding phosphohexomutase domain-containing protein yields the protein MTLFGTAGIRGPVEEITPSLALSVAQAAGEPGATFVVGRDGRETGPALAAAVEAGLESAGADVYRLGQVPTPTLAFASRGRRGAMLTASHNPPADNGIKLFVDGVEYDRQAEREIEDQLADGSSPAVADWDEWGRSAELEILDRYRDAVIDFVRDRFDGAENAVSSSGPLAGLSIAVDCGNGMASLATPQVLERLGADVVAVNATVDGHFVARESKPTPETLAEFTDFLAGSEASSASERGGATAARTGQFDLGLAHDGDADRLVVLGPDGDVIHEDTILAVVAAHYAETSDADDPVVVTTPNASARIDEQVRAAGGRVERVRLGALHEGIARERKHGGPGTEIVFAAEPWKHIHTAFGGWIDGVASAAVVAALVAEAGDAATLRDPVTERPYRKVSVDCPDDAKADAMAALESDLPDAFPDAAVDTDYGVRLEFEDASWILVRPSGTEPYVRLYAESDAVDELVAEAREVIESAVAASR from the coding sequence ATGACGCTATTCGGGACTGCCGGGATCCGCGGTCCAGTCGAGGAGATCACCCCGTCGCTGGCGCTTTCCGTCGCGCAGGCCGCCGGCGAACCGGGGGCCACGTTCGTCGTCGGCCGCGACGGCCGGGAAACCGGACCCGCGCTCGCCGCCGCCGTCGAAGCCGGCCTCGAGAGCGCCGGCGCGGACGTCTACCGACTCGGGCAGGTGCCGACGCCGACGCTGGCCTTCGCCTCGCGCGGGCGACGCGGCGCGATGCTCACCGCGAGCCACAACCCGCCCGCGGACAACGGGATCAAACTCTTCGTCGACGGCGTCGAGTACGACCGCCAGGCCGAACGGGAAATCGAGGACCAGCTCGCGGACGGCTCCTCGCCCGCGGTCGCCGACTGGGACGAGTGGGGTCGGTCGGCCGAACTCGAGATTCTCGATCGGTATCGCGACGCCGTCATCGATTTCGTCCGCGACCGCTTCGACGGTGCGGAGAACGCGGTCTCGTCTTCGGGTCCGCTCGCCGGGCTCTCGATCGCCGTCGACTGCGGCAACGGCATGGCGTCGCTGGCGACTCCGCAGGTCCTCGAGCGGCTGGGGGCCGACGTCGTCGCGGTCAACGCCACCGTCGACGGTCACTTCGTCGCTCGCGAGAGCAAACCGACGCCCGAGACGCTCGCGGAGTTCACCGACTTCCTCGCGGGGAGCGAGGCGTCGTCCGCCTCGGAACGGGGGGGTGCCACCGCCGCGAGGACCGGCCAGTTCGATCTCGGACTGGCCCACGACGGCGACGCCGACCGGCTGGTCGTCCTCGGCCCCGACGGCGACGTGATCCACGAGGATACGATCCTCGCCGTCGTCGCCGCCCACTACGCCGAGACGAGCGACGCCGACGACCCCGTCGTCGTCACCACGCCCAACGCCTCGGCCCGGATCGACGAGCAGGTTCGCGCGGCCGGCGGCCGCGTCGAACGCGTCCGCCTCGGTGCGCTGCACGAGGGGATCGCTCGAGAACGCAAACACGGTGGTCCAGGGACCGAGATCGTCTTCGCCGCCGAACCCTGGAAACACATCCACACCGCCTTCGGCGGCTGGATCGACGGCGTCGCCAGCGCCGCCGTCGTCGCCGCGCTGGTCGCCGAGGCCGGCGACGCGGCGACCCTTCGCGACCCCGTCACCGAACGGCCCTACCGCAAGGTCAGCGTCGACTGTCCCGACGACGCCAAGGCCGACGCGATGGCCGCCCTCGAGTCCGACCTCCCCGACGCCTTCCCCGACGCCGCGGTCGACACCGATTACGGCGTCCGCCTCGAGTTCGAGGACGCCTCCTGGATCCTCGTCCGCCCCAGCGGGACCGAACCCTACGTGCGCCTCTACGCCGAGAGCGACGCCGTAGACGAGCTGGTCGCCGAGGCCCGGGAGGTCATCGAGTCGGCCGTCGCGGCCTCGCGGTGA
- a CDS encoding MaoC family dehydratase translates to MSHQNAAKRNLAAMTDAWSAMTQTFLQSATAANRAAMSAMVPTASNGSESETVPASIPSIDHSSLDWQFDRTVDDPEHISVGDTVTFEKVISDEDVRAFAHVSGDTNRLHLDDEFAADTRFGERIVHGTLVSGLISAALARLPGLTIYLSQDLEFSGPVGIGDRVSARVEIVEDLGNDQYRLETLIRDEDDDATVINGEAVVLIDDLPEE, encoded by the coding sequence ATGTCCCACCAGAACGCTGCGAAACGGAACCTCGCTGCCATGACCGATGCCTGGTCGGCGATGACACAGACCTTCCTCCAGAGCGCGACCGCGGCGAACCGGGCGGCCATGTCGGCGATGGTGCCGACCGCGTCGAACGGGTCGGAAAGCGAAACGGTTCCCGCGTCGATTCCGTCCATCGACCACTCCAGTCTCGACTGGCAGTTCGACCGAACCGTCGACGATCCGGAGCACATCAGCGTCGGCGACACCGTGACCTTCGAGAAGGTCATCAGCGACGAGGACGTTCGCGCGTTCGCCCACGTCAGCGGCGACACGAACCGGCTTCACCTCGACGACGAGTTCGCCGCCGACACCCGCTTCGGCGAACGGATCGTCCACGGCACGCTCGTTTCCGGGCTCATCAGTGCCGCCCTGGCTCGGCTGCCCGGTCTCACCATCTACCTCTCCCAGGACCTCGAGTTCAGCGGCCCCGTCGGGATCGGCGACCGCGTCTCCGCGCGCGTCGAGATCGTCGAGGACCTCGGGAACGATCAGTACCGCCTCGAGACGCTCATCCGCGACGAGGACGACGACGCGACCGTCATCAACGGCGAGGCGGTCGTGCTGATCGACGACCTCCCCGAGGAGTAA
- a CDS encoding AbrB/MazE/SpoVT family DNA-binding domain-containing protein: MTDDSDRSLWFPPAMFTEQMQEAGEQVAESQQEMLKKMMQASSSNPFDTGSSFGPMNMGTATFKARVQSGGRISIPGPEREALDIEEGDIVQTVVVPVKRNREDQS, encoded by the coding sequence ATGACGGACGACTCCGATCGATCGCTCTGGTTCCCGCCTGCGATGTTCACCGAACAGATGCAGGAGGCGGGCGAGCAAGTTGCCGAATCCCAGCAGGAGATGCTGAAGAAGATGATGCAGGCCAGTAGCTCGAACCCGTTCGATACGGGCTCGAGCTTCGGGCCGATGAACATGGGGACGGCGACGTTCAAAGCCCGCGTCCAGAGCGGCGGTCGGATCAGCATTCCCGGTCCAGAACGGGAAGCCCTCGACATCGAAGAGGGAGATATCGTCCAGACCGTCGTCGTCCCCGTCAAACGAAACCGAGAGGATCAATCATGA
- a CDS encoding poly(R)-hydroxyalkanoic acid synthase subunit PhaE: MSDSQPQSHEWNEVVEQWNEQFMNALEENMEAQAQFVESWSDAVGEATEENEISDGVEGYARAYETWMNASQQMVERMNDQLEGEDVDAEEFRDIWLNTANEAFKDVMSTTAFARMTGETVGDVLEMQQQAQETSQETLRTLGFATEADVVEIGDRLVELERRQHDVEKKIDRVLEHLEEQ, from the coding sequence ATGTCAGATTCACAGCCCCAGTCACACGAGTGGAACGAGGTCGTCGAACAGTGGAACGAACAGTTCATGAACGCCTTGGAGGAGAACATGGAGGCCCAGGCCCAGTTCGTCGAGAGCTGGTCGGACGCCGTCGGCGAGGCGACCGAGGAGAACGAGATCTCCGACGGCGTCGAGGGCTACGCCCGGGCCTACGAGACCTGGATGAACGCCTCCCAGCAGATGGTCGAGCGGATGAACGACCAGCTCGAGGGCGAGGACGTCGACGCCGAGGAGTTCCGTGACATCTGGCTCAACACGGCCAACGAGGCGTTCAAGGACGTCATGTCGACGACCGCCTTCGCTCGGATGACCGGCGAGACCGTCGGCGACGTCCTCGAGATGCAACAGCAGGCCCAGGAGACGTCCCAGGAGACCCTGCGAACGCTCGGCTTCGCGACCGAAGCGGACGTCGTCGAAATCGGCGACCGACTGGTCGAACTCGAGCGTCGCCAACACGACGTCGAGAAGAAAATCGACCGCGTTCTCGAGCACCTAGAGGAGCAATGA